A genome region from Euphorbia lathyris chromosome 4, ddEupLath1.1, whole genome shotgun sequence includes the following:
- the LOC136225810 gene encoding pentatricopeptide repeat-containing protein At2g16880, which translates to MVDKSITAPELLQSVTKILTSQEFTFESLKPYIPHLSSNPNILISLLSSKALVHRPTTLLSFFKWSQTHLPPSISHSPLPLLSVLHPIFLHQKFVDAKALLLSFIAADKSNVLHQHILHPPSIVEHRRTLKFLLDTSIGAYVASGLPHHAAQIFSKMMRLNIKPNLVTCNTLLNALVRYPSSHSIYLSKAVFSDALKLGVKVNTNTFNILIYGCCLENKLEEAMGIISKMGEFGCLPDNITYNTVLDFLCKKGKLNEARNLLLDMKSKGLVPNRNTYNVLVSGYCKLGWLKEATQIIELMWKNNVLPDVRTYNMLVSGLCREGKIDEAFRLRVEMENLNLLPDVVTYNTLINGCFDCSSSSRAFELMEEMEGKGVMPNAVTYNTVVKWYVMEGKMDDAGKTVRKMKESGFSSDSFTYNTLIRGYCKSGNMSEAFMMMDEMGRKGMKMTVVTLNITLHTLCEEKKLKEAYDLLSTASKKGYLVDEVSYGTLIMGFFKDEKSAIALRLWDEMKEKKIVPSIITYNSVIRGLCQSGKTDKAIDKLNELLESGFLPDETTYNTIIHGYCRERQVDKAFQFHNQMVENSFKPDVYTCNILLCGLCREGMLDKALKLFNTWISKGRLIDLVSYNTIISRLCKDGRAEEAFDLLEEMKEKKLEPDSYTYNAILGALANADRANEAGELKSKMMEMGKLRDQTELLDEGKTVRSNEASLESDQNTIMFSEQINELCSQSKYKDAMKLFQESTQKGITLHKHTYITLMEGLIKRRKSISKAAL; encoded by the coding sequence ATGGTAGACAAATCAATAACAGCACCAGAGCTTCTACAATCCGTAACAAAGATCCTTACTTCACAAGAATTTACATTTGAATCGCTAAAACCTTACATTCCCCATCTTTCCTCGAACCCTAATATCCTAATTTCTCTTCTCTCTTCGAAAGCACTAGTTCATCGACCTACTACTCTACTCTCTTTCTTCAAATGGTCTCAAACGCACCTCCCTCCTTCCATCTCTCATTCTCCCCTTCCTCTCCTATCCGTCCTCCATCCCATTTTCTTACATCAGAAATTCGTCGACGCCAAAGCCCTCCTCCTCTCCTTCATCGCCGCCGACAAGTCCAATGTCCTTCACCAGCATATTCTCCATCCTCCGTCGATTGTCGAGCATCGTCGCACCTTGAAGTTTCTCCTTGATACCTCCATTGGGGCGTATGTCGCTTCCGGTCTGCCCCACCATGCTGCCCAGATTTTTAGCAAGATGATGAGGTTGAATATCAAGCCTAATTTGGTTACATGTAACACTCTTCTTAATGCTTTGGTTAGATACCCTTCTTCGCATTCTATCTATTTGTCTAAAGCCGTTTTTAGTGATGCTTTGAAGCTTGGCGTTAAGGTTAATACCAATACATTCAATATTTTGATTTACGGATGTTGCTTAGAGAACAAATTAGAGGAGGCCATGGGGATAATAAGTAAAATGGGGGAGTTCGGTTGCTTGCCTGATAACATTACTTACAATACTGTTTTAGATTTTTTGTGTAAGAAAGGGAAGTTGAATGAGGCTAGAAATTTGTTGTTGGATATGAAAAGTAAAGGCTTGGTTCCCAATAGGAATACATATAATGTTTTGGTTTCTGGGTATTGCAAGTTGGGGTGGTTGAAGGAGGCAACCCAGATAATTGAATTAATGTGGAAGAACAATGTGTTACCAGATGTTCGAACTTATAATATGCTGGTTTCTGGTTTATGCAGAGAAGGTAAAATTGATGAGGCATTCAGGTTGAGAGTTGAGATGGAGAATTTGAATTTGTTGCCTGATGTTGTTACTTATAACACACTGATAAATGGGTGCTTTGATTGTAGTAGTAGTTCACGGGCATTTGAATTAATGGAAGAAATGGAAGGGAAGGGTGTTATGCCAAATGCAGTGACATACAATACTGTGGTGAAGTGGTATGTGATGGAAGGGAAGATGGATGATGCTGGAAAAACTGTTAGGAAAATGAAAGAAAGTGGATTTTCATCTGATAGTTTTACATATAATACCTTGATTAGAGGATACTGTAAATCCGGAAATATGAGTGAAGCTTTCATGATGATGGATGAAATGGGAAGGAAAGGGATGAAGATGACTGTTGTGACTCTTAATATTACTCTGCATACTCTTTGTGAGGAGAAGAAACTTAAAGAGGCATATGATCTGCTAAGTACAGCTAGCAAAAAAGGCTATCTTGTTGATGAGGTCAGCTATGGCACTTTGATCATGGGTTTTTTTAAAGATGAAAAGTCCGCAATTGCATTGAGACTTTGGGATGAGATGAAGGAGAAAAAGATTGTTCCAAGTATTATCACCTATAATTCAGTGATCAGAGGGTTATGTCAGTCAGGAAAAACTGATAAAGCAATTGACAAGTTGAATGAACTTCTAGAGAGTGGTTTCCTCCCGGATGAGACGACATATAATACAATTATTCATGGATACTGCCGCGAGAGACAAGTTGACAAAGCATTTCAGTTTCACAACCAAATGGTTGAGAATTCATTTAAACCAGATGTTTATACTTGTAACATTCTTCTTTGTGGGCTTTGTAGAGAAGGTATGCTTGACAAGGCTCTTAAGCTCTTCAATACATGGATTTCAAAGGGCAGATTGATTGATTTAGTTTCATACAACACAATAATATCAAGACTTTGCAAAGATGGAAGAGCTGAAGAAGCATTTGATCTTCTTGAAGAAATGAAGGAAAAGAAGCTAGAGCCTGATAGTTATACATATAATGCAATTCTTGGTGCACTTGCTAATGCAGATAGGGCTAATGAGGCTGGGGAGTTAAAGTCAAAAATGATGGAAATGGGAAAATTGCGGGATCAAACTGAATTACTGGATGAAGGGAAAACTGTGAGAAGCAATGAGGCTTCTCTAGAATCAGATCAAAATACCATTATGTTCTCCGAACAGATTAATGAGCTGTGTTCTCAGAGTAAGTACAAGGATGCTATGAAATTATTTCAAGAATCAACACAGAAGGGCATCACTTTACACAAACATACATATATTACTTTGATGGAGGGACTTATTAAGAGGCGAAAAAGCATATCAAAAGCAGCATTGTAG